A genome region from Bradyrhizobium commune includes the following:
- a CDS encoding outer membrane protein produces the protein MKRLVVGAAALVAAGWTASAEAADLNYGQRAPYTVNQPLNAYSWAGPYLGANLGYEWGSIDNNPAKPSGFVGGVQAGYNFQNGPWVFGVEGDIQAAGADDTFAPWKFSNPWFGTLRGRAGYAFSNVLFYGTAGLAFGELRAQTFGWTESHTSAGWTAGIGAEVGLAPNWSAKLEYLYIDLSTSQFAITGVSNGYSASVVRAGVNYHF, from the coding sequence ATGAAGAGGCTCGTTGTGGGCGCAGCCGCGTTGGTTGCAGCCGGCTGGACAGCTTCGGCAGAGGCCGCCGATCTCAATTACGGGCAGCGCGCGCCCTATACGGTCAACCAGCCGCTCAACGCCTATAGCTGGGCAGGCCCCTATCTCGGCGCCAATCTCGGCTATGAGTGGGGCTCGATAGACAACAATCCCGCCAAGCCCTCCGGCTTCGTCGGCGGCGTGCAGGCTGGCTACAATTTCCAGAACGGCCCGTGGGTGTTCGGCGTCGAGGGCGACATCCAGGCCGCAGGTGCCGACGACACCTTTGCGCCGTGGAAGTTCTCCAATCCCTGGTTCGGCACGCTGCGCGGCCGCGCCGGCTATGCCTTCAGCAACGTGCTGTTCTACGGCACCGCCGGCCTCGCCTTCGGCGAGCTGCGCGCGCAGACCTTCGGCTGGACGGAATCGCACACCTCGGCCGGCTGGACCGCCGGCATCGGCGCAGAAGTCGGCCTCGCGCCGAACTGGAGCGCCAAGCTCGAATACCTCTACATCGATCTGTCGACGAGCCAGTTCGCAATTACAGGCGTGTCAAACGGCTATAGCGCCAGCGTTGTGCGCGCAGGCGTGAACTATCACTTCTGA
- a CDS encoding MarR family winged helix-turn-helix transcriptional regulator has protein sequence MPDINFATPPQDTAEPRPAAGDGGNLRWDIIELLFFAYRDFVGDPDQELEAFGFGRAHHRVMHFVYRYPGLKVADLLDVLRITKQSLGRVLKQLLDEGYIVQKTGDNDRRQRLLYATPKGEALVQKLAGLQTTRITKALAEMAPQDAETVKRFLRAMIDRDDPDKVLETIFATIQQDAKE, from the coding sequence ATGCCTGACATAAATTTCGCGACTCCCCCTCAAGACACCGCCGAGCCACGGCCGGCGGCGGGCGACGGAGGCAATTTGCGCTGGGATATCATCGAGCTGCTGTTCTTCGCCTACCGCGATTTCGTCGGCGATCCCGACCAGGAGCTGGAGGCGTTCGGCTTCGGCCGGGCCCATCACCGGGTCATGCATTTCGTCTACCGCTATCCCGGCCTCAAGGTCGCCGACCTCCTCGACGTCCTGCGCATCACCAAGCAGTCGCTCGGCCGCGTGCTCAAGCAGCTCTTGGACGAGGGCTATATCGTGCAGAAGACCGGCGACAACGACCGCCGCCAGCGCCTGCTCTACGCGACGCCGAAGGGCGAAGCGTTGGTGCAGAAGCTCGCAGGCCTCCAGACCACGCGGATCACCAAGGCGCTGGCCGAGATGGCGCCGCAGGATGCCGAGACCGTCAAGCGCTTCCTGCGCGCGATGATCGACCGCGACGATCCGGACAAGGTGCTGGAGACGATCTTCGCCACCATCCAGCAAGACGCAAAGGAGTGA
- a CDS encoding branched-chain amino acid aminotransferase, with product MSMKFDIQPASSPTSEKDRVAKLVDPGFGRVFTDHMAVVRYNQAKGGWYDARVEARANFQLDPAGAVLHYAQEIFEGLKAYKRDDGGVNLFRPDANARRFKDSADRMAMAQIPEDVFIEAVEQVVRIDRAWMPGGEGSLYLRPFMIASETFLGVKPSSEYIFAVIASPVGSYFKGGPAPVSIWVSENYTRAAIGGTGAVKCGGNYAASLRAQAEAIQHGCDQVVFLDAVERRYIEELGGMNVFFVFDDGSLSTPPLGTILPGITRDSIIALARDAGKTVREEPYSLDQWRKDAASGRLKEAFACGTAAVISPIGKVRSVSGDFEISGGAAGPVAMGLRKQLVDIQYGRTNDPHNWIRKVF from the coding sequence ATGAGCATGAAATTCGACATCCAGCCCGCATCCAGTCCGACGTCCGAGAAGGACCGGGTCGCCAAGCTGGTCGACCCCGGCTTCGGACGCGTCTTCACCGATCACATGGCGGTGGTTCGCTACAACCAGGCCAAGGGCGGCTGGTATGACGCACGCGTCGAAGCGCGCGCCAACTTCCAGCTCGATCCGGCCGGCGCGGTGCTGCACTACGCCCAGGAAATCTTCGAGGGTCTGAAGGCCTACAAGCGCGACGACGGCGGCGTGAACCTGTTCCGCCCCGACGCCAACGCGCGCCGCTTCAAGGACTCTGCCGATCGCATGGCGATGGCGCAGATCCCCGAGGACGTCTTCATCGAGGCGGTCGAGCAGGTCGTTCGTATCGACCGTGCCTGGATGCCCGGCGGCGAGGGCAGCCTGTACCTGCGCCCCTTCATGATCGCGAGCGAGACCTTTCTCGGCGTCAAGCCGTCGTCCGAATACATCTTTGCAGTGATCGCCTCGCCGGTCGGCTCCTATTTCAAGGGTGGTCCGGCCCCGGTCTCGATCTGGGTCTCAGAGAACTACACGCGCGCGGCCATCGGCGGCACCGGCGCCGTCAAATGCGGCGGCAATTATGCCGCGAGCCTGCGCGCGCAGGCGGAGGCGATCCAGCACGGCTGCGATCAGGTCGTCTTCCTCGACGCGGTCGAGCGCCGTTACATCGAGGAGCTCGGCGGCATGAACGTGTTCTTCGTGTTCGACGACGGCTCGCTGTCGACGCCGCCGCTCGGCACCATCCTGCCCGGCATCACCCGCGACTCCATCATCGCGCTCGCCCGCGATGCCGGCAAGACCGTGCGCGAGGAGCCGTACTCGCTCGACCAGTGGCGCAAGGATGCGGCCTCGGGCCGGCTGAAGGAAGCCTTTGCCTGCGGCACCGCCGCGGTGATCTCGCCGATCGGCAAGGTGCGCTCGGTCAGCGGCGATTTCGAGATCAGCGGCGGCGCCGCCGGCCCGGTTGCGATGGGCCTGCGCAAGCAGCTCGTCGATATCCAGTACGGCCGCACCAACGATCCGCACAACTGGATCCGCAAGGTGTTTTGA
- a CDS encoding cold-shock protein, with product MANTGTVKFFNGERGYGFIKPDDGGRDVFVHITAVERAGLKDLAEGQRITFEVEPDKKGKGPKAVNLVILS from the coding sequence ATGGCCAATACGGGAACGGTCAAGTTCTTCAACGGCGAGCGCGGCTACGGTTTTATCAAGCCGGACGACGGCGGTCGCGATGTCTTCGTTCACATCACCGCTGTGGAGCGGGCGGGACTGAAGGACCTTGCCGAAGGACAGCGTATCACGTTCGAAGTCGAACCGGACAAGAAGGGGAAGGGGCCGAAGGCGGTCAATCTAGTGATCCTCTCCTAG
- a CDS encoding ATP-binding protein: MSTIDTGLTLLRSAADRVSAANGWMGNAFKGWMPTGLYARALLIMIVPMVILQTVVAFVFMERHWNTVTRRLSQAVVQDVASLIDVYKGYPQDKDRAQLRRIAERMQLVVDFLPVGDMPPPGPKPFFSLLDQTLSVQLGRQIGRSFWIDTVGRSNLVEIRIQLDDAVMRVFAQRSAAYASNSEIFLFWMVGTSSILLIVAVLFLRNQIKPILRLADAAESFGKGREAPNFRPRGAREVRRAAVAFLEMKSRIERTMEQRTAMLAGVSHDLRTILTRFKLELELIGDSPELEGMRKDVDEMSMMLEDYLAFARGDSGEQSQPTDMSQALEELRSDAERHGHTATVAFNGLPVVTVKPASFKRCLANLVTNAARYGKSIAITGQRDHRYLTVTVDDDGPGIPVHLREEVFKPFLRLDNARNQDEGGTGLGLAIARDIARSHGGDITLGDSPMGGLRASVRIPV; the protein is encoded by the coding sequence ATGAGCACGATCGATACCGGCCTGACGCTGCTGCGAAGCGCCGCCGACCGCGTGTCGGCCGCCAATGGCTGGATGGGCAACGCGTTCAAGGGTTGGATGCCGACCGGCCTCTATGCCCGCGCGCTGCTGATCATGATCGTGCCGATGGTGATCCTGCAAACCGTGGTCGCCTTCGTGTTCATGGAGCGGCACTGGAACACGGTGACGCGGCGCTTGTCGCAGGCCGTGGTGCAGGACGTCGCCAGCCTCATTGACGTCTACAAGGGTTATCCGCAGGACAAGGACCGCGCGCAACTGCGCCGCATCGCCGAGCGCATGCAGCTGGTGGTCGATTTTCTTCCCGTCGGCGACATGCCGCCGCCGGGGCCAAAACCGTTCTTCTCGCTGCTCGACCAGACGCTGTCGGTGCAGCTTGGCCGCCAGATCGGACGCTCGTTCTGGATCGATACGGTCGGCCGCTCCAACCTCGTCGAGATCCGCATCCAGCTTGATGATGCCGTGATGCGCGTGTTCGCGCAGCGCAGCGCCGCCTACGCCTCGAACTCGGAGATCTTTCTGTTCTGGATGGTCGGCACGTCCTCGATCCTGCTGATCGTCGCGGTGCTGTTCCTGCGCAACCAGATCAAGCCGATCCTGCGCCTTGCGGATGCCGCCGAAAGCTTTGGCAAGGGCCGCGAGGCGCCGAACTTCCGCCCCCGCGGCGCGCGCGAGGTGCGGCGCGCCGCGGTCGCCTTCCTCGAGATGAAATCGCGCATCGAGCGCACGATGGAGCAGCGCACCGCGATGCTCGCCGGCGTCAGCCACGATCTGCGCACCATCCTGACGCGCTTCAAGCTCGAGCTTGAGCTGATCGGCGACAGCCCCGAACTCGAGGGCATGCGCAAGGACGTCGACGAGATGTCGATGATGCTGGAAGACTATCTCGCCTTTGCCCGCGGCGATTCCGGCGAGCAGTCGCAGCCGACCGATATGTCGCAGGCGCTCGAGGAGCTGCGCAGCGACGCCGAACGCCACGGCCACACCGCGACCGTCGCCTTCAATGGCCTGCCCGTGGTCACGGTGAAGCCGGCCTCGTTCAAGCGCTGCCTCGCCAACCTCGTCACCAATGCCGCGCGCTACGGCAAGAGCATCGCCATCACCGGCCAGCGCGATCACCGCTATCTGACCGTCACCGTCGACGACGACGGCCCCGGCATTCCCGTCCATTTGCGCGAAGAGGTGTTCAAGCCGTTCCTGCGGCTCGACAACGCCCGCAACCAGGACGAGGGCGGCACAGGCTTGGGCCTCGCCATCGCCCGCGACATCGCCCGCTCTCATGGCGGCGACATCACGCTCGGCGACAGCCCGATGGGCGGGTTGCGCGCGAGCGTGAGAATTCCGGTGTAG
- a CDS encoding thioesterase family protein, with protein MDARDFITIGMSAERTLVVPLERTVGHFVPGMPFVYATPMMILEMEMTSGDAIRSALRPGWVTVGTEVDIRHLAAARVGATVRTTAKVVAVERRVIRFEVEAFEGTRKLGEGRHARGLVNVEMFNKRLGAT; from the coding sequence ATGGACGCACGCGATTTCATCACAATCGGCATGAGCGCCGAACGCACTCTGGTGGTGCCGCTGGAGCGCACGGTCGGGCATTTTGTGCCCGGCATGCCCTTTGTCTATGCGACGCCGATGATGATCCTGGAAATGGAGATGACCTCGGGCGACGCGATCCGTTCCGCGCTTCGGCCCGGTTGGGTCACGGTCGGCACCGAGGTCGACATCCGCCATCTCGCCGCAGCGCGGGTCGGCGCGACGGTGCGGACCACGGCGAAGGTGGTCGCGGTCGAGCGCCGCGTGATCCGCTTCGAGGTCGAAGCGTTCGAGGGCACGCGCAAGCTCGGCGAAGGCCGCCATGCGCGCGGGCTCGTCAATGTCGAGATGTTCAACAAGCGGTTGGGGGCGACGTAG
- a CDS encoding DUF3617 domain-containing protein, whose product MTRKVALLGSVICLVLSAGAACADDLPVRKAGLWELKMVRSGSAMPEMTMQHCTDETVDKDMNNNVSPMAKQICSKQDIKKTSTGYVSDSECNVAGMTTTSHAEIVGDFSSAYTVKTSSHAQGGAAGATGRDSTMTLEAKWLGACKPDQKPGDIVMPGGFKMNVRDVDKLKALLPK is encoded by the coding sequence ATGACGCGCAAGGTTGCTTTGCTCGGTTCGGTGATTTGTCTTGTTTTGTCCGCCGGGGCGGCCTGTGCCGACGATCTGCCGGTGCGCAAGGCCGGCTTGTGGGAATTGAAGATGGTCAGGAGCGGCTCGGCGATGCCGGAAATGACCATGCAGCACTGCACCGACGAGACCGTCGACAAGGACATGAACAACAACGTCTCCCCGATGGCCAAGCAGATCTGCTCCAAGCAGGACATCAAGAAGACGTCGACCGGCTATGTCAGCGATTCCGAGTGCAATGTCGCCGGCATGACCACGACCTCGCATGCCGAGATCGTCGGCGATTTCAGTTCGGCCTACACGGTGAAGACCTCCTCGCACGCCCAAGGCGGCGCGGCGGGCGCCACGGGCCGCGACTCGACCATGACGCTCGAAGCCAAATGGCTGGGCGCCTGCAAGCCCGATCAGAAGCCCGGCGATATCGTGATGCCCGGCGGCTTCAAGATGAACGTCCGCGACGTGGACAAGCTGAAGGCGTTGCTGCCGAAGTAG
- a CDS encoding ribonuclease T2 family protein gives MFHSRLHSFSRLMISLTLAAGLVGLAGGAKAQDRRQNAPGEFDFYVLSLSWSPSFCEEAAERGRGGGRSNIQCEGRPYSFVVHGLWPQYENGFPEYCQRPSPRLNRNIVSSMLDLMPAPGLIFNEWDKHGTCSGLSDRSYFETIRKARAAIKIPAEYLDLSQAKTVAPAEVEEAFIKANPGLSNAAVSVTCNRTRLSEVRICLSKDLQFRACEEIDRRACRRDQLTMPPIRGG, from the coding sequence ATGTTTCATTCCAGATTGCATTCGTTCTCCCGCCTGATGATTTCGCTCACGCTTGCTGCCGGGCTGGTCGGGCTCGCAGGGGGCGCGAAGGCGCAGGACAGACGGCAGAACGCGCCCGGCGAGTTCGATTTCTATGTGCTGTCACTATCCTGGTCGCCGTCCTTCTGCGAGGAAGCGGCCGAGCGTGGCCGCGGCGGCGGGCGCTCGAATATCCAGTGCGAGGGACGGCCCTATTCCTTCGTGGTGCATGGCTTGTGGCCGCAATATGAGAACGGCTTTCCGGAATATTGCCAGCGGCCCTCGCCGCGGCTGAACCGCAACATCGTCTCCTCGATGCTCGATTTGATGCCGGCTCCAGGCCTGATCTTCAATGAATGGGACAAGCACGGCACCTGCTCGGGGCTGTCCGACCGCAGCTATTTCGAAACGATCCGAAAAGCGCGCGCCGCGATCAAGATTCCGGCCGAATATCTCGATCTGTCGCAGGCCAAGACGGTGGCGCCGGCCGAGGTCGAGGAGGCCTTCATCAAGGCCAATCCGGGCCTGAGCAATGCGGCCGTCTCCGTGACCTGCAACCGGACGCGGCTCTCTGAAGTCCGCATCTGCCTCAGCAAGGATTTGCAGTTCCGCGCCTGCGAGGAGATCGACCGTCGCGCCTGCCGCCGCGACCAGCTGACGATGCCGCCGATCAGGGGCGGATAG
- the hisS gene encoding histidine--tRNA ligase — MAEKSKKPQKLKARLPRGLEDRDPAAIRATREMVEKIRAVYELYGFEPVETPAMEYTDALGKFLPDLDRPNEGVFSFQDDDEQWISLRYDLTAPLARYVGERYGTDGLVLPYRSYRVGYVFRNEKPGPGRFRQFMQFDADTVGSATPAADAEICMMAADTMEALGVARGQYVVKVNNRKVLDGVLEAIGLAGEENAGRRLTVLRAIDKLDKFSADEVCKLLGPGRWDGGEEGKGDFTKGANLSAAEADVVLAITKPRDDWKEAIAAAETYLAKSEVGQAGVSELEEIARLVMASGYGADRIKIDPSVVRGLEYYTGPVYEVELLLDTKDEKGRPVRFGSVGGGGRYDGLVSRFRGEPVPATGFSIGVSRLQAALTLLGKLDTRPEVGPVVVTVFDRDRVADYQKMVASLRTAGIRAELYLGNPKNMGNQLKYADRRNAPCVIIQGSDEKARGEVQIKDLIEGAKAAAAIASNQEWRESRPAQFSCSEADLVAKVREVLARHDVSWG; from the coding sequence ATGGCCGAAAAATCCAAAAAACCGCAGAAACTGAAGGCGCGCCTGCCGCGCGGGCTCGAGGATCGCGATCCCGCCGCGATCCGGGCGACGCGCGAGATGGTCGAGAAGATCCGCGCCGTCTACGAGCTTTACGGCTTCGAGCCGGTAGAGACGCCGGCGATGGAATACACCGACGCGCTCGGCAAGTTCCTGCCCGACCTGGACCGTCCGAACGAGGGCGTGTTCTCGTTCCAGGACGACGACGAGCAGTGGATCAGCTTGCGCTACGACCTGACCGCGCCGCTCGCGCGCTATGTCGGCGAGCGCTACGGCACCGACGGTCTGGTCCTGCCCTATCGCAGCTACCGCGTCGGCTACGTGTTCCGCAACGAGAAGCCCGGCCCCGGCCGCTTCCGCCAGTTCATGCAGTTCGATGCCGACACGGTCGGCTCGGCGACGCCGGCGGCGGATGCCGAGATCTGCATGATGGCGGCCGACACGATGGAAGCGCTTGGCGTTGCGCGCGGCCAATACGTGGTGAAGGTGAACAATCGCAAGGTGCTCGACGGAGTGCTGGAAGCTATCGGGCTCGCGGGTGAGGAGAACGCAGGCCGCAGGTTGACCGTGCTGCGCGCGATCGACAAGCTCGACAAATTTTCGGCCGATGAAGTGTGCAAATTGCTCGGCCCCGGACGATGGGATGGCGGCGAAGAAGGCAAGGGCGACTTCACGAAAGGCGCCAATTTGAGCGCGGCGGAGGCGGACGTCGTTCTCGCCATCACCAAACCGCGCGACGATTGGAAAGAGGCCATTGCCGCGGCAGAAACTTACCTGGCCAAGAGCGAGGTTGGTCAGGCTGGCGTGAGCGAGCTGGAAGAGATTGCTAGGCTGGTCATGGCGTCGGGTTACGGCGCTGATCGCATCAAGATCGATCCCTCCGTCGTCCGCGGCCTCGAATATTACACCGGCCCGGTCTACGAGGTCGAACTCCTGCTCGACACCAAGGACGAGAAGGGCCGCCCGGTGCGCTTCGGCTCGGTTGGCGGTGGCGGCCGTTACGACGGCCTCGTCTCGCGCTTCCGCGGCGAGCCGGTGCCGGCGACCGGATTCTCCATCGGCGTGTCACGGCTCCAGGCCGCGCTGACGCTGCTCGGCAAGCTCGACACGCGGCCGGAAGTCGGCCCCGTCGTCGTCACCGTGTTCGACCGCGACCGCGTCGCCGACTATCAGAAGATGGTGGCGTCCTTGCGCACCGCCGGCATCCGCGCCGAGCTCTATCTCGGCAATCCCAAGAACATGGGCAACCAGCTCAAATATGCCGACCGCCGCAACGCGCCTTGCGTCATCATCCAGGGCTCCGACGAGAAGGCCCGCGGCGAAGTGCAGATCAAGGATTTGATCGAAGGCGCGAAGGCGGCCGCGGCAATCGCCTCGAACCAGGAATGGCGCGAGAGCCGCCCGGCGCAATTCTCGTGCAGCGAAGCCGATCTCGTCGCAAAAGTGCGCGAAGTCCTGGCGCGCCATGACGTGAGCTGGGGATAG
- a CDS encoding response regulator — MTVPLAATLARPPAQPADDAPHLLLVDDDRRIRDLLSRFLAAEGYRVTTAASAGDARAKLLGLHFDLLILDVMMPGETGFDLARFIRTSSSVPIVMLTARHEAEARIEGLQIGADDYVAKPFEPRELALRINNILKRAAPPMQVTAVEKIAFGPYVYHLDRGELRQGEDVIHLTDREREMLRILSETPGETVPRSALTGNGSVNERAVDVQINRLRRKIETDPANPLFLQAVRGIGYRLVASP, encoded by the coding sequence GTGACCGTGCCGCTCGCTGCCACGCTCGCCCGCCCGCCGGCGCAACCGGCCGACGATGCCCCGCATCTCCTGCTGGTCGACGACGACCGCCGCATCCGCGATCTCTTGTCGCGCTTCCTCGCCGCCGAGGGTTACCGCGTCACCACCGCGGCCAGCGCCGGCGATGCCCGCGCCAAGCTGCTGGGACTGCATTTCGACCTGCTCATCCTCGACGTCATGATGCCCGGCGAGACCGGTTTCGATCTCGCCCGGTTCATCCGGACCTCCTCATCGGTGCCGATCGTGATGCTCACCGCGCGCCACGAAGCGGAAGCCCGCATCGAGGGGCTTCAGATCGGCGCCGACGATTACGTCGCCAAACCGTTCGAGCCGCGCGAGCTCGCGCTGCGCATCAACAACATCCTCAAGCGCGCGGCGCCGCCGATGCAAGTCACGGCGGTGGAGAAGATCGCGTTCGGCCCCTATGTCTACCATCTCGATCGCGGCGAGTTGCGCCAGGGCGAGGACGTCATTCACCTCACCGATCGCGAGCGCGAGATGCTGCGTATCCTGTCGGAGACGCCGGGCGAGACCGTGCCGCGCAGCGCGCTCACTGGCAATGGCAGCGTGAACGAGCGCGCGGTCGACGTGCAGATCAACCGCCTGCGGCGCAAGATCGAGACCGATCCCGCCAATCCGCTGTTCCTCCAGGCGGTGCGCGGCATCGGCTACCGGCTGGTGGCCTCACCATAA
- the proC gene encoding pyrroline-5-carboxylate reductase produces MADNSALQNITGTILLAGAGKMGGAMLTGWLAGGLDPRRVAVIDPFISPEITALAVKGVALNPDVKAAGQVETMVVAVKPQMFREAGAKLKPFVSDKTSVVSIMAGTTILSLQEVCGGAVVRAMPNTPAAIGRGITVAVAAHNVSAHQRAVADALLRATGSVEWVEDESLMDAVTAVSGSGPAYVFLLAEELARAGVEAGLPEALATKLARETVAGSGELLHQSDLPSATLRQNVTSPGGTTAAALGVLMGEPGLRDLMIRAIAAATKRSKELAK; encoded by the coding sequence ATGGCAGATAACAGCGCTCTTCAAAACATCACCGGCACCATCCTGCTCGCCGGCGCCGGCAAGATGGGCGGCGCGATGCTGACGGGGTGGTTGGCCGGCGGGCTCGATCCGCGCCGCGTCGCGGTGATCGACCCATTCATCTCGCCCGAGATTACAGCGCTGGCCGTCAAGGGCGTCGCGCTCAATCCGGACGTGAAGGCGGCCGGCCAGGTCGAGACGATGGTCGTCGCGGTGAAGCCGCAGATGTTCCGCGAGGCCGGCGCCAAGCTGAAGCCGTTCGTCTCGGACAAGACGTCGGTCGTGTCGATCATGGCGGGAACCACAATTCTCTCGCTTCAGGAGGTCTGCGGCGGCGCCGTGGTGCGGGCGATGCCGAACACGCCGGCCGCGATCGGCCGCGGCATCACCGTGGCGGTGGCCGCGCACAATGTCAGCGCACATCAGCGCGCGGTCGCCGATGCGCTGCTGCGCGCCACCGGCTCGGTCGAATGGGTCGAGGATGAAAGCCTGATGGATGCGGTGACCGCGGTCTCCGGCTCGGGTCCGGCTTACGTGTTCCTGCTCGCCGAAGAGCTCGCCCGCGCCGGTGTGGAAGCGGGATTGCCCGAGGCGCTGGCAACGAAGCTCGCGCGCGAGACCGTCGCGGGCTCCGGCGAGCTGCTGCACCAGTCCGATCTTCCCTCCGCCACGCTGCGCCAGAACGTCACCTCGCCCGGCGGTACCACGGCCGCAGCGCTGGGCGTGCTGATGGGCGAGCCGGGCTTGCGCGACTTGATGATCCGCGCGATTGCGGCAGCGACGAAGCGGTCGAAGGAGCTGGCGAAGTAG
- a CDS encoding 23S rRNA (adenine(2030)-N(6))-methyltransferase RlmJ has protein sequence MNYRHAFHAGNFADVIKHIVLARILTYLQDKPAAFRVIDTHAGAGLYDLDSDEARRGGEWLTGIARLMQARLSNETVTLIKPYLDIVRAFNPKGELKAYPGSPLIARGLMRPQDRLVACELEPKARKALIDVLRRDEQARVVDLDGWVALPAFVPPKERRGLVLIDPPFEAKDEFETLGEAFSSAFAKWPTGIYVIWYPAKSRRATDALAQLVARAAVAAKPPGKCLRLEFSVAPQTDGAPLATTGLLIVNAPYTLQGELKTILPELEMPLGQGGAARFRLEVPRP, from the coding sequence ATGAACTACCGCCACGCCTTCCATGCCGGCAACTTCGCCGATGTCATCAAGCACATCGTGCTGGCGCGCATCCTGACCTATTTGCAGGACAAGCCGGCCGCCTTCCGCGTCATCGACACCCATGCCGGGGCCGGCCTCTACGATCTCGACAGCGACGAGGCAAGGCGCGGCGGCGAGTGGCTGACGGGGATCGCGCGGCTGATGCAGGCGCGCCTGTCGAACGAGACCGTCACGCTGATCAAGCCCTATCTCGACATCGTCCGCGCCTTCAATCCGAAGGGCGAGCTCAAGGCCTATCCCGGCTCGCCATTGATCGCGCGCGGCCTGATGCGGCCACAGGACCGGCTCGTTGCCTGCGAGCTCGAGCCGAAAGCGCGCAAGGCGCTGATCGACGTGCTGCGCCGCGACGAGCAGGCCCGCGTGGTCGATCTCGACGGCTGGGTGGCGCTGCCGGCTTTCGTGCCGCCGAAGGAACGGCGCGGGCTCGTGCTGATCGACCCGCCCTTCGAGGCAAAAGACGAATTCGAAACGCTTGGCGAGGCCTTCTCCTCCGCCTTCGCGAAATGGCCGACCGGTATCTATGTAATCTGGTATCCCGCCAAGAGCCGCCGCGCTACCGATGCGCTCGCGCAACTGGTGGCGCGCGCGGCAGTTGCAGCAAAGCCTCCGGGAAAATGCCTGCGGCTCGAGTTCAGCGTCGCACCACAGACCGATGGTGCACCGCTCGCCACCACCGGACTCTTGATCGTCAATGCGCCCTACACGTTGCAAGGCGAGCTCAAGACGATCCTGCCCGAGCTGGAGATGCCGCTCGGCCAAGGCGGCGCTGCCAGATTCCGATTAGAGGTACCGAGGCCGTAA
- a CDS encoding tautomerase family protein has product MPEITVSMAVGRTDEQKAGMMRDITQALVKNLGVDADAVVIQINEAPLAHKMKGGKTFVERAAAAKK; this is encoded by the coding sequence ATGCCTGAGATCACCGTCAGCATGGCCGTGGGCCGCACCGACGAACAAAAGGCCGGCATGATGCGCGACATCACCCAGGCGCTGGTCAAGAACCTCGGCGTCGATGCTGACGCCGTCGTCATCCAGATCAACGAAGCTCCGCTCGCGCACAAGATGAAGGGCGGCAAGACCTTTGTGGAGCGCGCCGCGGCGGCGAAGAAGTAG